Proteins encoded by one window of Mercenaria mercenaria strain notata chromosome 4, MADL_Memer_1, whole genome shotgun sequence:
- the LOC123551458 gene encoding trafficking protein particle complex subunit 3-like, with product MSKQASRSCDPRKVNGELFTLTYGALVAQLLRDYEDDEEVNKQLEKMGYNIGVRLIEDFLARTNTGRCNDFRETADIISKMAFKMYLGITPVVSNWSAAGDEFSLLIENNPLIDFVELPDGHNALNYSSLLCGVLRGALEMVQMEVDVKFVQDQLKGDSVTELRLKFVKRLEDAVPVGED from the exons atgtcgAAACAAGCGAGTCGGTCTTGTGATCCAAGGAAGGTG AATGGTGAACTGTTCACACTGACGTATGGAGCTCTGGTAGCACAACTGCTGAGAGACTATGAAGATGATGAAGAAGTGAACAAGCAGCttgagaaaat GGGATACAATATTGGTGTAAGACTGATTGAGGACTTTTTAGCAAGAACAAACACAGGCAGATGTAATGATTTCAGGGAGACAGCAGATATTATATCAAAG ATGGCATTTAAGATGTATCTTGGTATAACACCAGTAGTGAGTAACTGGAGTGCAGCTGGGGACGAATTCTCTCTACTGATAGAAAACAATCCATTGATAGACTTTGTAGAGCTTCCAGATGGCCATAATGCCCTCAACTATTCCAGTTTACTCTGTGGAGTCCTGAGAGGTGCTCTTGAAATG GTTCAAATGGAAGTAGATGTAAAATTTGTTCAAGACCAGTTAAAAGGTGATAGTGTTACAGAACTAAGACTAAAATTTGTGAAAAGACTTGAAGATGCAGTACCAGTAGGGGAGGACTAG